The following coding sequences lie in one Thermomicrobium sp. 4228-Ro genomic window:
- a CDS encoding 4-alpha-glucanotransferase produces the protein MMKTLQALHALARTMGVQLAYRDIAGQRHVAGTEQLIAVLQALGLPIERPDDAPRVLRAYQRQRLQRGCEPVHVWVAGRGQPTIHLLATGLPTGTYTVHVRHEDGTTVESAIPAERAAVAPASSPVNGVDSVAGFVVSLPLPWILPLGYHEVTMHSADGTEARTLLMVRPPTVVLPEANGLDRSWGTFLPLYALWRDQPRDGATYSRLQELVAWTRQHGGQLVGTLPLLPVFLGEDPFDPSPYAPISRLFWNEFYCDVASSLQASNLAAPLVTVAGERGTLLVDYAATWRQRRTALATLAERLQADPERWSEIQQWLEGRPDVQLYARFRAAVDQYGPPSRWPGDLRRDRTLAIPGLEEGARMYLVGQWLATHQLGASEGSALYLDLPLGVHPEGFDVWSWPELFVTGMSAGAPPDPFFAGGQVWGFPPLHPERIREDGYRYVRAVLAHHLGAASLLRIDHVMGFHRLYWVPSGASGREGVYVRYRPEEFYAVLAIESQRAGCAVAGEDLGTVPQAVRHAMVDNGLLRLWVLPFEQQNGSFREPPGLAVASLETHDLPPFAALWEEWGPERQEAVRDWLVQRGYIQPGEGGHDPATLLRALLRLLGSGPAAIVLVNLEDLWLEREPQNRPGTGLECPNWRRLARRGLADLAADRTIGELLATLDRTRKGGAR, from the coding sequence ATGATGAAGACACTCCAGGCACTGCATGCACTCGCACGCACGATGGGCGTCCAGCTCGCCTACCGGGACATCGCTGGTCAACGACATGTGGCCGGAACCGAGCAACTCATCGCGGTTCTCCAGGCACTCGGCCTCCCGATCGAGCGCCCGGACGATGCGCCGCGGGTTCTGCGCGCATACCAGCGGCAGCGTTTGCAGCGCGGCTGCGAGCCGGTCCATGTCTGGGTCGCTGGTCGTGGCCAGCCGACGATTCACCTTCTGGCCACCGGACTCCCCACTGGCACCTACACGGTGCACGTCCGACACGAGGACGGCACGACGGTGGAGAGCGCGATACCGGCCGAACGGGCTGCAGTCGCTCCGGCTTCCTCTCCGGTGAACGGGGTTGACTCCGTTGCCGGGTTCGTCGTTTCGCTCCCGCTACCCTGGATCCTACCGCTCGGGTATCACGAGGTCACGATGCACAGCGCGGATGGCACGGAAGCGCGCACGCTCCTCATGGTGCGGCCCCCGACCGTCGTGCTTCCGGAGGCGAACGGGCTCGATCGGAGCTGGGGGACGTTTCTCCCGCTCTATGCCCTCTGGCGCGATCAGCCGCGAGACGGAGCGACCTATAGCCGGCTCCAGGAACTGGTCGCCTGGACGCGCCAGCATGGCGGCCAGCTCGTCGGGACGCTCCCGCTTCTCCCGGTCTTCCTCGGCGAGGATCCGTTCGATCCGAGTCCCTACGCGCCGATCAGTCGCCTCTTCTGGAACGAGTTCTACTGCGATGTCGCGAGTTCTCTCCAGGCGAGTAACCTCGCTGCGCCGCTCGTGACGGTCGCCGGCGAACGGGGAACGCTCCTCGTCGACTACGCTGCCACCTGGCGACAGCGCCGCACCGCGCTGGCCACGCTGGCCGAGCGACTCCAGGCCGATCCGGAACGCTGGAGCGAGATCCAACAGTGGCTCGAGGGACGGCCTGATGTCCAGCTGTATGCGCGGTTCCGCGCAGCGGTCGATCAGTACGGCCCACCGAGTCGATGGCCAGGAGATCTCCGCCGCGATCGCACGCTCGCGATCCCTGGTCTCGAGGAAGGCGCCAGGATGTACCTGGTCGGGCAGTGGCTGGCGACCCACCAGCTCGGTGCCAGCGAGGGCTCGGCACTGTATCTCGATCTCCCGCTCGGGGTGCACCCGGAGGGCTTCGACGTCTGGTCGTGGCCGGAACTCTTCGTGACGGGCATGAGTGCCGGTGCGCCGCCCGATCCGTTCTTCGCTGGTGGGCAAGTCTGGGGATTCCCGCCGCTCCATCCCGAACGGATCCGCGAGGACGGGTACCGGTACGTGCGGGCCGTCCTGGCTCATCACCTCGGTGCAGCCAGCCTGCTGCGGATCGACCATGTCATGGGATTCCACCGACTCTACTGGGTTCCGTCCGGCGCGAGTGGCCGCGAGGGAGTCTACGTGCGGTACCGGCCGGAAGAGTTCTACGCCGTACTGGCGATCGAGAGCCAGCGAGCTGGTTGCGCGGTAGCCGGCGAGGATCTCGGCACGGTGCCGCAGGCCGTGCGGCACGCGATGGTCGACAATGGCCTCCTCCGGCTCTGGGTCCTCCCGTTCGAGCAGCAAAACGGGAGCTTTCGCGAGCCGCCTGGACTGGCGGTCGCGAGCCTGGAGACGCACGACCTGCCACCGTTCGCTGCACTGTGGGAGGAGTGGGGGCCCGAGCGCCAAGAGGCCGTGCGCGACTGGCTCGTGCAGCGTGGATACATCCAGCCGGGCGAAGGCGGGCACGATCCCGCTACGCTGCTGCGCGCATTGCTGCGCCTACTCGGCTCCGGACCCGCGGCGATCGTCCTCGTCAACCTCGAGGATCTGTGGCTCGAGCGAGAACCGCAGAACCGACCGGGTACCGGATTGGAATGCCCCAACTGGCGACGTCTCGCACGACGCGGGCTCGCCGACTTGGCCGCCGATCGAACCATCGGCGAGTTGCTCGCAACGCTCGACCGCACACGGAAAGGAGGTGCTCGGTGA
- the treS gene encoding maltose alpha-D-glucosyltransferase: protein MAVKVAERRRTAPAPELPDDPLWYKDAIIYELHVRAFYDSNGDGIGDFPGLTQKLDYLEDLGITAVWLLPFYPSPLRDDGYDIADYTDVHPAYGTLKDVKEFIREARRRGIRVITELVLNHTSDQHPWFQRARRAAPGSVWRNFYVWSDTPEKYKEARIIFKDFETSNWAWDPIAKAYYWHRFYSHQPDLNYDNPAVRRAILRVVDFWMRLGVDGMRLDAVPYLYEREGTNCENLPETHAFLKELRRYVDSRYRNRMLLAEANQWPEDAVAYFGDGDECHMAFHFPLMPRLFMAIRMEDRFPIVDILSQTPPIPETAQWALFLRNHDELTLEMVTDEERDYMYRVYARDPVARINLGIRRRLAPLLGNNRRRIELMNGLLFSLPGTPVIYYGDEIGMGDNVYLGDRNGVRTPMQWSADRNAGFSTAPRQRLYLPVIVDAEYHYEAVNVEAQQANPHSLLWWMKRLIALRKQFKAFGRGSFELIPVENRKVLAYVRRYEQETILVVANLSRFVQWAELDLAAYRGLIPVELFGRVEFPMIGEEPYRITLGPHSFYWFSLERPRAGEEPLVITTSELPMVPVRERDGLIELGSAQRALESHLPRYLRARRWFAGKARRVKQVRVTEQVPIAIDGQSALFTLVQVEYTEGDPDLYVLPLALVRGDRAEQTIERTPHAVIARGMPGGEEALLVDALAVPDFVRGLVEAIGRRRRFRGQGGTILASPTSAYRRLLGPAAQLPEPVLGRAEQSNTSVIFPERVLFKLYRRVEPGPNPELEMERALSERLGFPHVPPLAGSLEYQSHQGETMTLGVLVGYVPNEGDTWQYTLDELTGFLERALAHGEEPPRLALDAASLLARAQETPPEVAYELIDTYVEAAHLLGQRTAQLHRALASLTDDPAFAPEPFSMLYQRSLYQAMRSQLLQTLGQLRNQLEQLPEAVRRDAEAVLERERGIVHVYQRLLHGLLPAQRTRCHGDYHLGQVLYTGRDFVLIDFEGEPARPLSERRLKRSPILDVAGMLRSFHYAASTTLLEQHERGLLPDVARAEGWLRFWYGWVAAVFLQGYLHELTGTPLLPSDPAQLAILLEAYLMDKAIYEIRYELGHRPDWLAIPLRGVLELLRAQEGT, encoded by the coding sequence ATGGCCGTCAAGGTCGCTGAGCGAAGACGAACTGCTCCGGCACCGGAATTGCCCGATGATCCGCTGTGGTACAAGGACGCGATCATCTACGAGCTGCACGTGCGGGCATTCTACGATAGCAACGGGGACGGTATCGGTGACTTCCCCGGGCTCACGCAGAAACTGGACTATCTCGAGGATTTGGGCATCACGGCCGTCTGGCTCCTGCCCTTCTATCCCTCACCCTTGCGCGACGATGGCTACGACATCGCTGATTACACCGACGTCCATCCGGCGTACGGGACGCTGAAGGACGTCAAGGAGTTCATCCGGGAGGCGCGCCGACGCGGGATCCGGGTCATCACCGAGCTGGTCCTCAACCACACCTCCGACCAGCATCCCTGGTTCCAGCGCGCTCGTCGGGCCGCCCCGGGCAGCGTCTGGCGGAACTTTTACGTCTGGAGCGACACCCCAGAGAAGTACAAGGAAGCACGCATCATCTTCAAGGACTTCGAGACGTCGAACTGGGCCTGGGATCCGATCGCCAAAGCCTACTACTGGCACCGGTTCTATTCGCATCAACCGGACCTCAACTACGACAACCCAGCCGTCCGCCGCGCTATCCTCCGCGTCGTCGACTTCTGGATGCGGCTGGGCGTCGACGGGATGAGGTTGGATGCGGTGCCCTATCTCTACGAGCGAGAGGGGACGAACTGCGAGAACCTGCCGGAAACCCACGCGTTCCTCAAGGAACTCCGCCGCTACGTCGACAGCCGCTACCGGAACCGCATGCTGCTGGCCGAGGCGAATCAGTGGCCGGAAGATGCCGTCGCCTACTTCGGTGACGGTGACGAGTGCCACATGGCCTTTCACTTTCCGCTGATGCCGCGACTCTTCATGGCCATCCGCATGGAAGACCGCTTCCCGATCGTCGATATCCTCTCGCAAACACCGCCGATTCCGGAAACGGCCCAGTGGGCCCTCTTCTTGCGCAACCACGACGAGCTCACGCTCGAAATGGTGACCGACGAAGAGCGCGACTACATGTACCGGGTCTACGCCCGTGACCCGGTCGCCCGGATCAACCTCGGCATTCGCCGGCGCCTGGCGCCACTGCTCGGCAACAACCGGCGCCGGATCGAGCTGATGAACGGGTTGCTGTTCTCGCTCCCCGGTACCCCCGTGATCTATTACGGTGACGAGATCGGGATGGGCGACAACGTGTACCTCGGCGACCGCAACGGGGTGCGCACGCCGATGCAGTGGAGTGCTGACCGTAACGCCGGCTTTTCGACCGCTCCGCGGCAGCGCCTGTACCTCCCGGTCATCGTCGATGCCGAGTACCACTACGAGGCGGTCAACGTCGAGGCGCAACAAGCCAACCCGCACTCGTTGCTCTGGTGGATGAAGCGCCTCATCGCACTGCGCAAGCAGTTCAAGGCCTTCGGGCGCGGCAGTTTCGAGCTGATCCCGGTCGAGAACCGAAAAGTGCTCGCCTACGTCCGGCGCTACGAGCAGGAAACGATTCTCGTCGTCGCCAACCTCTCCCGCTTCGTCCAGTGGGCCGAACTCGACCTGGCCGCCTACCGCGGACTCATCCCAGTCGAGCTCTTCGGTCGCGTCGAGTTCCCGATGATCGGCGAGGAGCCGTATCGTATCACGCTCGGGCCACACAGCTTCTACTGGTTCAGCCTGGAGCGCCCGCGCGCCGGTGAAGAGCCACTCGTCATCACGACCAGCGAGTTGCCGATGGTCCCCGTTCGCGAGCGGGACGGCCTGATCGAGCTCGGGAGCGCGCAGCGGGCCTTGGAAAGCCACCTGCCACGTTACCTGCGCGCACGACGCTGGTTCGCTGGCAAAGCACGCCGCGTCAAGCAGGTGCGTGTGACCGAACAGGTACCGATCGCAATCGACGGCCAGTCGGCACTGTTCACGCTCGTTCAGGTCGAGTACACCGAAGGCGATCCAGACCTGTACGTGCTGCCTCTCGCGCTCGTTCGTGGTGACCGAGCCGAACAGACCATCGAGCGGACACCGCACGCGGTGATCGCGCGCGGGATGCCGGGTGGCGAGGAAGCGCTGCTCGTCGATGCGCTCGCCGTCCCCGATTTCGTGCGTGGGCTCGTCGAAGCGATCGGTCGACGGCGCCGCTTCCGGGGACAAGGCGGAACGATTCTCGCGTCTCCGACCAGTGCCTACAGACGCCTGCTCGGGCCCGCGGCTCAGCTCCCCGAGCCGGTACTCGGTCGCGCCGAGCAGAGCAATACCTCGGTAATCTTCCCGGAGCGTGTGCTGTTCAAACTCTACCGGCGCGTGGAGCCGGGACCGAACCCAGAACTCGAGATGGAGCGGGCGTTGAGCGAACGGCTCGGCTTCCCACACGTGCCACCACTGGCCGGCAGCCTCGAGTATCAGTCCCATCAGGGCGAGACGATGACCCTGGGAGTGCTGGTCGGTTACGTGCCGAACGAGGGCGACACCTGGCAGTACACGCTCGACGAACTGACCGGCTTCCTCGAACGTGCTCTCGCGCACGGCGAGGAGCCACCTCGCCTCGCCCTCGATGCCGCGTCACTGCTGGCACGCGCCCAGGAGACGCCACCGGAGGTGGCCTACGAGCTGATCGACACGTATGTCGAAGCGGCGCATCTCCTCGGCCAGCGCACGGCCCAGTTGCACCGGGCACTCGCCAGCTTGACGGATGATCCCGCGTTCGCGCCCGAGCCGTTCTCGATGCTCTACCAACGCTCGCTGTACCAGGCGATGCGCAGCCAGCTCCTCCAGACGCTCGGCCAGCTCCGTAATCAGCTCGAGCAGTTGCCGGAAGCCGTTCGTCGCGATGCCGAGGCAGTGCTCGAGCGAGAGCGCGGAATCGTACACGTGTACCAGCGGCTCTTGCATGGGCTGCTCCCTGCCCAACGCACGCGTTGTCACGGTGACTACCATCTCGGGCAGGTGCTCTATACCGGCCGCGACTTCGTCCTCATCGACTTCGAGGGGGAGCCAGCCCGACCGCTCAGCGAGCGACGACTCAAGCGTTCGCCCATCCTCGACGTGGCCGGAATGCTCCGCTCGTTCCACTACGCTGCCTCGACGACCTTGCTCGAGCAGCACGAACGCGGCCTGCTCCCCGACGTCGCCCGGGCAGAGGGTTGGCTCCGGTTCTGGTACGGCTGGGTCGCAGCGGTCTTCCTGCAGGGATACCTGCACGAGCTCACTGGCACGCCGCTGCTGCCCAGCGACCCGGCGCAGCTCGCCATTCTGCTCGAGGCGTATCTCATGGACAAAGCGATCTACGAGATCCGCTACGAACTCGGGCACCGCCCCGACTGGCTCGCGATTCCCTTGCGCGGCGTGCTCGAACTTCTCCGGGCTCAGGAAGGGACATGA
- a CDS encoding alpha-1,4-glucan--maltose-1-phosphate maltosyltransferase: MQARLPEEGRQRVVIARLLPEIDCGRFAVKRIVGDEMTVEADIFADGHDAIAAVLRYRGPGQTEWQEVPFTFLTNDRWQARFVLSELGVWHYTAVAWIDRFATWQRDLRKRLEASQDVTVDLSIGAELIEAYAEHAPEAEAHWLRTIAGQLRTGPDAAELAFHPDLTERMRRVDPRPFAVSYPRVLRVIVDRERARFSTWYELFPRSCSPEPGRHGTFRDCEQWLPHIAELGFDVLYLPPIHPIGKTHRKGKNNSLVAGPDDPGSPWAIGSEEGGHDAIHPQLGTLQDFRAFVARAREYGIEIAMDLAFQCSPDHPYVREHPEWFRKRPDGTIQYAENPPKKYQDIYPFDFESPAWRELWLELLRIVRFWIEQGIRIFRVDNPHTKPFAFWEWLIGEIKRDYPEVIFLSEAFTRPKVMYHLAKLGFTQSYTYFAWRNTKHELESYFTELTQTEVREFFRPNLWPNTPDILTEYLQTGGRPAFLIRLILAATLGASYGIYGPPYELCEATPLAPGSEEYLNSEKYEIRHWKLDAPHSIAPVIARVNRIRREHPALQQDWTLRFHPVDNEQLIAYSKTSLDKRDVIITVVNLDPHHRHAGWVTLDLAALGLPQDVPYQVHDLLTDERYIWHGTHNYVELDPHVMPAHIFLVRQRVRTEHDFEYYE; the protein is encoded by the coding sequence ATGCAGGCACGATTGCCGGAGGAAGGCCGGCAGCGCGTCGTCATCGCGCGCTTGCTACCCGAGATCGATTGCGGGCGCTTCGCTGTGAAGCGGATCGTCGGCGACGAGATGACTGTCGAAGCGGATATCTTCGCCGATGGGCACGACGCGATCGCAGCAGTACTCCGCTACCGGGGACCGGGGCAGACCGAGTGGCAGGAAGTGCCGTTCACGTTCCTGACCAACGACCGCTGGCAGGCTCGTTTCGTCCTGAGCGAACTCGGCGTCTGGCACTACACGGCAGTCGCCTGGATCGATCGCTTCGCGACCTGGCAACGAGACCTCCGCAAGCGTCTCGAGGCCAGCCAGGACGTGACCGTCGACCTGTCGATTGGCGCCGAACTCATCGAGGCCTACGCCGAGCACGCACCGGAAGCGGAGGCGCACTGGCTGCGCACGATCGCAGGCCAACTCCGTACCGGCCCCGACGCGGCGGAGCTGGCTTTCCATCCCGATCTCACCGAACGGATGCGACGAGTCGATCCGCGCCCCTTCGCGGTCAGCTACCCGCGCGTCCTGCGTGTCATCGTCGACCGCGAGCGCGCCCGCTTCAGTACCTGGTACGAGCTTTTCCCCCGTTCTTGCTCTCCGGAGCCGGGCCGACACGGGACATTCCGAGACTGCGAGCAGTGGCTCCCGCATATCGCTGAACTCGGCTTCGACGTACTGTATCTTCCGCCGATCCATCCGATCGGGAAGACGCACCGGAAGGGGAAGAACAACAGTCTCGTGGCCGGGCCCGACGACCCGGGCAGCCCCTGGGCGATCGGCAGCGAAGAGGGCGGACATGACGCGATCCATCCACAACTCGGCACGCTCCAGGATTTCCGGGCATTCGTCGCGCGAGCACGTGAGTACGGGATCGAAATCGCGATGGACCTGGCCTTCCAGTGCTCGCCGGATCACCCCTATGTGCGTGAGCATCCGGAATGGTTCCGCAAGCGGCCAGACGGGACGATCCAGTACGCCGAGAACCCACCGAAGAAGTACCAGGATATTTATCCCTTCGACTTCGAATCACCAGCCTGGCGTGAACTCTGGCTGGAACTCTTGCGGATCGTTCGGTTCTGGATCGAGCAGGGGATCCGCATCTTTCGCGTCGACAACCCGCATACCAAACCGTTCGCCTTCTGGGAGTGGTTGATCGGGGAGATCAAGCGCGACTATCCGGAAGTGATCTTCCTCTCGGAAGCGTTCACCCGCCCCAAGGTGATGTACCACCTCGCGAAGCTCGGCTTTACCCAGTCGTACACCTACTTCGCCTGGCGCAACACGAAGCACGAGCTCGAGTCGTACTTCACCGAGCTGACGCAGACCGAAGTCCGCGAGTTCTTCCGTCCCAACCTCTGGCCGAATACGCCCGATATCCTGACCGAGTACCTCCAGACCGGTGGTCGACCGGCTTTCCTCATCCGTCTGATCCTGGCCGCCACCCTGGGAGCGAGTTACGGGATCTACGGCCCACCGTACGAACTGTGCGAAGCGACACCGCTCGCGCCGGGGAGCGAGGAATACCTGAATTCCGAGAAATACGAAATCCGGCACTGGAAACTCGATGCACCGCACTCGATCGCACCGGTCATCGCGCGCGTCAACCGGATCCGGCGCGAGCATCCCGCGCTCCAGCAGGACTGGACACTCCGCTTCCATCCGGTCGATAACGAGCAACTGATCGCCTACTCGAAGACGAGCCTCGACAAGCGCGATGTCATCATCACCGTCGTGAACCTCGACCCGCACCATCGCCATGCCGGGTGGGTGACGCTCGATCTCGCTGCGCTCGGCCTCCCGCAGGATGTGCCCTATCAGGTGCACGACCTCCTGACCGACGAGCGCTACATCTGGCACGGTACGCACAATTACGTCGAACTCGACCCGCACGTCATGCCGGCCCACATCTTTCTGGTCCGGCAACGGGTCCGCACCGAACATGATTTCGAGTACTACGAGTGA
- a CDS encoding metallophosphoesterase family protein, with the protein MRVAVISDTHGNLPALEAVLAELDQLGPERIVMAGDFAFGGPWPAECIEAIRQRGIPAVRGNTDEFLVEVATGGARPAQVDDPRLRHLDNPALAERYRWCAARLSADAVAYLADLPLRYTVPAPTGAALTVVHATPWSAHPVIAPPSAPREQIQELLDRAGGAALAYGHIHLQAQWRLDGRLVVAVGSVGLPFDGDQRAAYALLTWDGTRWEVEFRRVSYPVERTIAALRTSDMPGAEVQVRVLETARPPGT; encoded by the coding sequence ATGCGTGTCGCAGTCATATCCGATACGCATGGGAACCTCCCGGCGCTCGAGGCTGTCCTAGCCGAACTCGACCAACTCGGCCCCGAGCGGATCGTCATGGCTGGTGACTTCGCCTTCGGCGGTCCTTGGCCAGCCGAGTGTATCGAAGCGATCCGGCAGCGCGGCATCCCGGCTGTCCGCGGCAATACCGACGAGTTCCTGGTGGAGGTCGCGACCGGCGGAGCGCGGCCGGCCCAGGTCGATGATCCCCGCCTCCGGCATCTCGACAACCCGGCGCTGGCCGAGCGCTATCGCTGGTGCGCGGCACGGCTGTCCGCCGATGCTGTCGCGTACCTGGCTGACCTGCCGCTGCGCTACACGGTGCCGGCACCCACCGGTGCCGCGCTCACGGTCGTCCATGCCACGCCCTGGAGCGCCCATCCAGTCATCGCACCACCCTCCGCACCGCGCGAACAGATTCAGGAACTTCTTGACCGGGCCGGTGGTGCCGCGCTGGCCTACGGTCACATCCATCTCCAGGCACAGTGGCGACTCGACGGCCGGCTGGTCGTGGCAGTCGGGAGCGTGGGGCTCCCGTTCGATGGGGACCAGCGGGCCGCCTACGCGCTCCTGACCTGGGACGGGACACGGTGGGAAGTCGAGTTCCGTCGCGTGTCCTATCCGGTCGAGCGAACGATCGCTGCCTTGCGGACGAGCGACATGCCCGGTGCGGAGGTACAGGTGCGCGTCCTGGAAACCGCGCGGCCGCCGGGGACGTGA
- the mreD gene encoding rod shape-determining protein MreD, with protein sequence MRQLVIAIFLLSAAALEVLVLPRSAPYGLFPDLVLGVVLVASAVEGLRTGLLWAALGGLSLDLLAAHPWGAHVLALLPAAAVGAAARRGMYRSAVLPLMGFVGLVTVLYRVLLTLVRWPSEADVWVDAAITAILVGLLNMMTVPLVYGVIALFGRVGVGRARAN encoded by the coding sequence GTGCGGCAGCTGGTGATCGCGATCTTCTTGCTCAGCGCCGCTGCACTCGAGGTGCTGGTTCTGCCGCGCTCGGCACCGTACGGACTGTTCCCGGACCTCGTTCTGGGCGTCGTGCTCGTGGCGAGTGCTGTCGAAGGCCTGCGAACGGGTCTCCTGTGGGCGGCACTCGGCGGGCTCTCGCTCGACCTCCTCGCAGCGCACCCGTGGGGAGCACATGTCCTGGCATTGTTGCCAGCCGCGGCCGTGGGCGCCGCAGCGCGACGGGGCATGTACCGCAGCGCGGTCCTGCCGCTCATGGGTTTCGTCGGCCTCGTCACCGTGCTCTACCGTGTTCTCTTGACGCTCGTGCGCTGGCCAAGCGAGGCGGACGTCTGGGTCGATGCGGCGATCACGGCGATCCTCGTCGGTCTTCTCAACATGATGACGGTCCCACTCGTTTACGGCGTCATCGCGCTCTTCGGACGTGTGGGGGTTGGCCGTGCGCGCGCGAACTAA
- the mrdA gene encoding penicillin-binding protein 2: MRARTKRRWLDLPAPKSIAPPVEPEPVRDELLTRRVFLLRSAMVLGFGAVLAKLGFMQLRERPRYQQAAQGSMVRFEPLRAPRGLILDRNGEVLARNRRSWTVWLVPADLPEDEAERQLVRQQLITALALDDLVVVHRPALPLGHEREILDQLAALLGTSGSEVAGTVFGAPKDQQYVIVREKLRPAEARALAEDVKRLPGVHVLNRFDYVLLAAPGSAVPVALAEDVPRELALTLAANPTALPGVRVTDDTLVREYPAGPEFSHILGYVGPITGEEYEAAGGDSPANPYRPDDRVGRGGVEQAMEEALRGQHGGRWVQVDARNVVVGELPERRRDPVPGLTVVLTIDATLQRAVTQALAEGIAAADRAAREQGRDPVGSGVAIVLDPRSGEVLALVSLPTYDNQRFIRGLSQAEYDALLNDPFHPLVNFAISGEFPPGSTVKPLLACAGLQEGVISTETTYTCRGSIRVPTVWDEQGGNTYVCWLATGHGAVSVLDGIAQSCNVFFYNVGAPGQVPEGGTEPLHYYIPGDPDKHYFEGLGIERIERYLRDVFGFGQPTGIELAGEADGLVPNPRWMFQTLREYWSVGDTINVSIGQGHLACTPLQLACALAAIANRGAYYRPRIVRELRDAAGQLVRRFEPELVRELAIAPEHLETVRRGMRRTVTDGTAKGKFVRTGDDIPIAGKTGTAEYGEAENGRYKKSHAWFAAFAPYDDPEVLVLVLIRDGGEGATFAVPVADRILATYFGRAP; this comes from the coding sequence GTGCGCGCGCGAACTAAGCGACGCTGGCTCGATCTCCCAGCCCCCAAGTCGATCGCGCCGCCGGTCGAGCCGGAACCGGTGCGAGACGAGCTGCTCACCCGTCGCGTCTTTCTCCTGCGGAGTGCGATGGTACTCGGTTTCGGCGCAGTCCTGGCCAAGCTCGGTTTCATGCAACTCCGCGAGCGACCGCGCTACCAGCAGGCAGCGCAGGGAAGCATGGTGCGCTTCGAGCCGTTGCGCGCGCCGCGCGGCCTCATCCTCGATCGGAACGGCGAGGTGCTCGCGCGCAACCGGCGCAGCTGGACCGTCTGGCTGGTGCCGGCCGACCTTCCCGAGGACGAGGCAGAACGGCAACTCGTTCGCCAGCAACTCATCACCGCACTGGCACTGGATGACCTCGTGGTCGTGCACCGCCCAGCCCTGCCGCTCGGTCACGAGCGGGAGATCCTCGATCAGCTGGCGGCGTTGCTCGGTACCTCAGGCTCAGAGGTGGCGGGAACGGTTTTCGGCGCTCCGAAGGATCAGCAGTACGTCATCGTGCGCGAGAAGCTCCGTCCCGCGGAAGCCCGGGCGCTGGCCGAGGATGTCAAGCGACTGCCAGGTGTGCATGTGCTCAACCGCTTCGACTATGTCCTCCTGGCGGCTCCAGGCAGCGCCGTTCCGGTCGCACTGGCGGAAGACGTCCCGCGCGAGCTGGCTTTGACACTGGCAGCCAATCCGACGGCGCTGCCTGGCGTGCGGGTGACCGACGACACGCTGGTGCGCGAGTATCCGGCTGGCCCCGAGTTCTCGCATATCCTCGGGTACGTCGGCCCGATCACGGGCGAGGAGTACGAGGCAGCCGGTGGCGACAGCCCGGCGAATCCGTATCGCCCGGACGACCGGGTGGGACGCGGTGGGGTCGAGCAGGCAATGGAGGAGGCGCTGCGTGGCCAGCACGGTGGCCGTTGGGTGCAAGTCGATGCCCGAAATGTCGTCGTCGGCGAGCTGCCGGAGCGGCGGCGCGACCCGGTGCCTGGCCTCACGGTCGTCCTGACGATCGACGCCACGCTTCAGCGTGCCGTGACGCAGGCGCTCGCCGAAGGAATCGCGGCGGCCGATCGAGCAGCACGCGAGCAGGGACGTGATCCGGTCGGCTCCGGTGTGGCGATCGTCCTCGACCCCCGCTCGGGCGAAGTGCTCGCCCTGGTCTCGCTGCCGACCTACGACAACCAGCGGTTCATCCGCGGGCTGAGTCAGGCCGAATACGACGCGCTCCTGAACGACCCGTTCCACCCCCTCGTCAACTTCGCGATCAGCGGCGAGTTCCCTCCCGGCTCCACCGTGAAGCCGCTGCTCGCTTGTGCTGGCCTCCAGGAAGGTGTGATCTCGACCGAGACGACGTATACCTGCCGGGGATCGATCCGGGTGCCGACCGTCTGGGACGAGCAGGGTGGGAACACCTACGTCTGCTGGCTGGCGACTGGACACGGTGCCGTCAGCGTCCTGGACGGCATCGCGCAGTCGTGCAACGTGTTCTTCTACAACGTCGGGGCACCTGGGCAAGTGCCCGAGGGAGGAACCGAGCCCCTGCACTATTACATCCCCGGTGATCCCGACAAGCACTATTTCGAGGGACTCGGGATCGAGCGGATCGAGCGCTACTTGCGCGACGTGTTCGGCTTCGGCCAGCCGACAGGGATCGAGCTGGCTGGCGAAGCCGATGGACTCGTGCCGAATCCGCGCTGGATGTTCCAGACGTTGCGGGAGTACTGGTCGGTCGGAGATACTATAAACGTCTCCATCGGCCAGGGGCACCTGGCCTGTACGCCGTTGCAGCTGGCCTGTGCATTGGCCGCGATCGCCAACCGGGGGGCGTATTATCGACCACGGATCGTCAGGGAACTCCGCGACGCGGCTGGGCAGCTAGTGCGACGGTTCGAACCTGAGCTGGTGCGCGAGCTCGCGATCGCACCCGAGCATCTGGAGACCGTACGTCGTGGCATGCGACGTACGGTGACCGACGGCACGGCGAAAGGGAAGTTCGTGCGGACGGGTGACGACATCCCGATCGCTGGAAAGACCGGTACCGCTGAGTACGGGGAGGCGGAAAACGGCCGGTACAAGAAGTCACATGCCTGGTTCGCAGCCTTCGCACCGTACGATGACCCCGAAGTGCTTGTCCTCGTCCTGATCCGCGACGGCGGCGAGGGTGCGACGTTCGCCGTCCCGGTTGCCGATCGGATCCTCGCCACCTATTTCGGACGCGCGCCCTGA